The following DNA comes from Agelaius phoeniceus isolate bAgePho1 chromosome 7, bAgePho1.hap1, whole genome shotgun sequence.
gaaagcagcacatcccttccCTCTACACCTGCATCACCCAACACCTACCCCTGGCCCCAGGTCAGCAACTCTGTCTGAAGTGTCCCCAAAAAACTGACCAAGAACAGAACAGATAAAGGGAACGTGCCTGAAGGAAACAAAACCTGTGACCAGATCAAGTTCTGTGTGCCTTCTctattgaaagaaaaatgaagaagtAAGATCCAGTAAAGAGTTTCAGTGCTCCACACCAGTGAGCATGGCCAGGCAGAAATCATCTGTCCCTGAGGCAAAACAAACCCATGAGACACACCAAAGCTGTATCACACTCTTCACAGGCTCCAGAATACGAGGAAAAGTACAGCAGTACCGGTGTTGTGCAAGCCTCAGGTCAACATGTGGGATAGAGTGCAGTCTTCCAGGTCTCTGCATGTTTAGCAGGACATCGTCTGCTTTGATCCACTTCTCCAGAAAACCAtactgcaggagcagccagtcCCAGTCTCTGCTtggctggtgctgctcagctctccaCGCTGACCAGAGGGTGGGTACATCTTCTACAGGCATCAAGACTGACTCACACTTCCCCTCCTTGCACACAAATTAAGACAGGGCATCCGTTTCAAACTTCATTAGACTCTCTTTCTTCCAGTCTAATTGGCAAAGCTGATTACACAAAGGCAGAGGTACATCCTTTGTGCCTAGATTTTACCTACTCCATTCCTGAGGTGTGTGAGGCTGTTGATGTGAAGTCCGCTGATTCCGttaaggaagaagaggaaggcaGCAATGAACTCACACCAGTATGTCAGCGTGAAGCCTGTGAAGGTGAGGTGATCCTTCACCAGGATGGAGAAGCTCAGAACACCGGTGGCTGACAGCAAAAAGGAGACGAGGATGAGAACGGAACCCATTGCCCATTTCCGCCTTGCATTGGCATCATCACAGACCTGGGACACCATCAGCAGCTCCAACCCAAATATGGCAACCACAACAGCAAAGGACACCATGCTCCTGATGGGAATCACCCCCACGCTCAGCCCCTCCACCTGGGCCAGCCTGAGGTCTGTGACACACTTCAGGACACTGTCATTGCCAAGGGTGCAGAAGTGCCACAGTCCGAAGAGCTGCCCCCTCGCAAAGAGCCAGCGGCCATCGCAGATGGAGATGGACGACAAGACCACGGCTATGGCCACGCACAGGATGATCAGGCTCCTGATGAGCGTCTCAAAGAAGGATTTCTGTGGTCTCCggtgtgccagcagctgctgcacctgAAAGGAGAGCGTGAGGAAAAAATGTAACAGAGTTAACAGCGCTACTTCGGGGTGAAATGAAGCCAAAGGGACAAAGCTGTGGGATTCagc
Coding sequences within:
- the TMEM37 gene encoding voltage-dependent calcium channel gamma-like subunit: MTAIGAQVQQLLAHRRPQKSFFETLIRSLIILCVAIAVVLSSISICDGRWLFARGQLFGLWHFCTLGNDSVLKCVTDLRLAQVEGLSVGVIPIRSMVSFAVVVAIFGLELLMVSQVCDDANARRKWAMGSVLILVSFLLSATGVLSFSILVKDHLTFTGFTLTYWCEFIAAFLFFLNGISGLHINSLTHLRNGVGKI